The region CAACTCGTCGATCGCCAGGTCGTCGGAGAGCGAAATGTCGCGCTTGCCAGCGCCCGGCAACAGATCTTTGCTGATCCGCATTTGCGTGTCGGCCTCGGTCGACACGTCCAGCTGGTCGTCGATTACCAGCCGCAGGTTGCTGCCCGAATCGGAGGCGTTGCCGCCGGGCCCGGCCATCGCCAGATCGCTCCCCCCCGACAAGAGGCCGCTGCCGCCGGGCAAGTTCTTGGCGCCATCGTCCTCGGCCACGATGCAAATGTCGCTCTCCTCGGGAGACTGCGCGCCCGGTTTGCCGATGATCGTGCTCGACGCCCCCGGCGATTGCCCTAGCTCCAGGTCGCTGAGCAATACCACATCGTCGGTGTCGCCGTCGTCTTCGATGGCGGGCAGAGGGGGCGTCGCCGGCTTGGGCGACATCAGTTCGATCTCGGGCAGCGACAAATCAAAATCCGATTCGTCGTCGAGGCTGACGTCTTGCTCGGCGTCGCGCAGCCGCAGAATGTCTTGTTCCTTGAACTTCCAGGTCGCGCCGTCGCGATAGCCAGAAATCTCGCGCTGCTCGCGCCGGCGAGTCAATTCGTCGACGGAGACTCCCAAGAGTCGGGCCGCTTCTTCCAAGCTGATCAGCTTCATGGCCATGGGCCACCTCGTGCTTCACGCGCGGTCCAACGGCCTCCCTGCGCTATGGCGCCAACGCTATCGGTTTTGTTCGATGATCGAGCGAATTTCCTGCGGCAGCGGATCGAGCGCGTTGAACTGGCTCATCTCCAGATCCCACTCAATGCGCCGCACACTCTTCAGTTCAATCGCTCCGTTCGTGGCATCGATATGATAGACGCTCATGACCTGCTTGCGCGGGTCGATTACGGTCACTTGTTGCACCTTGTCGCTTGCCGCGAACGACAACGCGATTAGTTCCTGATCGCCAGCATGAGCCTGCGGCAGGGTCGGTTTTGGGGCGTAGGCCGCACCCCGTTCATCCCCACCCAGCACGCACGCCACCACCAGGACCAACAACAGGCCGGCGCCCGCCACCGATCTTGAGAGGCCGAAGCCGCTTACGACAAAATGGAGGACGCCTTTTTTCATTCTAAAAGCACCCAACTTCAATTCAAGGAAAACCTTGCGTTTTGACCACCTGCCTACATGTCCGCCGCCGATACAGACCATCGTCCCGCCACTAGCGGTCACGCCGAATCGCCGATCAGCCGCATTTTTCACGCTGCTCCGCTCGCCAATTGGCTAGCGCGCAAATCGGGGCCCCGCGAGGACCGAAATTGTGGGGCGGCGGACTGTAGCGATTGTGCCGACGCTAGACAAGACCGCGCTCGAATTGGGCTAGCTGTCGACCAACGTGCCAAATGGTCTAAAATACCACCACCTAACCCCCATCCCAGCGACCGAGGCTACCCCCGAGTTGCCTGATCGGCCCATCCAACTCGATCCACCGGTCGCCGGCGCGCCGGTGGCGGTGCTGCTCAGTGGTGGGCTCGATAGCGCGGTGCTGTTCGCCCAATTGGCGCATCAACAGATCGTCGTGCAGCCGGTCTATGTGCGTTCGCATTTGCGCTGGGAGGCCGCCGAGTTGGCCGCCGTCCGCCAATTGCTGGCGCGACTTGCTTCGCCTTGGGTGCGTCCGCTGGTCGTACACGAAATGCCGGTGGCCGATCTGTATGGAGAGCACTGGAGCCTCCGAGGCGACGTGCCCGATGCCGACACACCGGACGAAGCCGTTTATCTGCCGGGGCGCAACCTGCTGCTGGTCAGCAAGCCGGCGCTCTACTGCCAGATGCACGACATTCCGCAGTTGGCGCTAGCGCCGCTTGCTTCGAATCCCTTTCCCGACGCCACGGATCGCTACTTCGCCGCGCTGGAGACGATGCTTGAACTGGGAGGCAATCGGCCGCTGCGCATCTGGCGCCCCTTTGCGGATTGGCACAAAGTCGATGTCATGCGTCTGGGCCGTGACTTTCCGCTGGAACTGAGTTTCTCCTGCATCAATCCGGTCGGCGGTCAGCATTGCGGCGCCTGCAACAAGTGCCAAGAGCGGCGACTGGCCTTCTCGCAGGCTGGCATCGACGATCCCACCCACTACGCCGCGCCGTCCCATTGCCCGATTAAATCGCACCCCGAGTAGCCATCATGTTTCGAGTGACTCGCGAGATCGATTTTTGCTATGGCCATCGCCTGCTCAACTACGAAGGCAAATGCCGCCATCTGCATGGACATAACGGCGTTGCCGTCATCGCCATCGAGTCGGAAGGCCTCGACCATCGCGGCATGGTGCTTGACTTCAGCGATATCAAGAACGTGGTTAGCCGCTGGATCGACGACACGCTCGATCACCGCATGATCCTCTGTCGGCGCGATCCGGCGGTAAAGGTCCTGCAGGAGTTGGGCGAACCTCTCTTTCTCATCGACGACAATCCGACCGCCGAGAACATCGCCAAACTGATCTTCGATTTCACCGCCGCGCAGAAGTTTCCGGTGGTCGAAGTGCGGCTGTGGGAAACCCCGCGCTGCTTCGCCACCTACGCGCCCAGCGGGCGCTAGCCGACTGTCGTCAATTCGATTAGCGCGGTGTCGCGATTCTGGATGCGCTGGCGACCTCTCTTACGAGCACGCACCACAGTCAGGTTATCGTAACACGTTATTTTATATATTGTTGTGCCATATCTCGCACAGGCACAAATCGATTGGCGCCGCGAATGCCTTTATCAATTGTTCGTTACGAGGCAATCGCTCCAGCGGCCCATTCAACTCGCGGTACGAAGATGATCCTGCTCATGATGTTTGGCGTCGTGGTCATGGCCACCTTGGTGGCGGACACCTTGGTGCACAGCCACCAGTCGCAGGCCCAGCGCCGGCGCAACTACGATCGCCTGGCCGCGCAACATCCGGCCGCCAGCCAATGGACCACGCAGATCCACAAGGCGTTGGCCTAGTAGTGCGGTACCCGCACTTTCGGCGTGCCAGCGCACGGGCGCTTTCGAGTAGAAAATAAAACAGTCCGGGAGACCGCTTGCGCGGCCATCACCGGACTGTTTCCCTCCTGGGAAGCCCAGCTCAAACGTGGCAACTCTCGAATCCCGAGGAGTCGCCCCCCTGTCTCAATCGCGGCGACCAGAGCGCCGGTGAAATTGAAATCGGACGGCGCAGCGCGCCGTCTTTGGCAAAGTTTGCCGAATGATCGAATCGCGCCGCGTCGTTCGATTATCAGCCGCGCCGCGCGCTGCTAGCGCTGTCGCAACCTTCCCAGCTAGCGATGCTGTTGCCAGTCAGACCACGGCGCAGAACGCTCAGTTTGCCTTGCCTCGCATGACAGCAGGCGGCTGGCGCCAATTATCTCACGGAGTTTGCCGATTAGGTCGATCTTACTGCGGATCTTGCGCGCCGGCGTCTGGCGCGCAAGGCGAAGTTGATCGACTGCCGCAACTCGGCTACATCTTGTCGCCCCACGGAGGGGCCGGGATGACTTGCCCAGGTTGGCTGGCGGTCGCCGGTTGGCCATTCAACGTTTGAGTTCGCATGCCGCGTCTGTCACCAAGCGCGTTCCACCTGTCCGGCGGCCCATGCCTGGATCGCCGCGGCGCGCTTCGAGCGGAGCGGCGCGCGCCATGAGCAGACGCCATCGCGAATCGAAGCCCGGGTTCTCGTTGTTCCCGTTCCTCGAGATGCTCCTGAGCACGCTCGGCGTGATGACGCTGCTGTTGGCGGTGGTGGCCTACCGCGCTAAGAACCACATCGGCCAGCCGCAAGGCATGACGGCCGAGCAGGCCGCCGAGCACGAGATTTTGACACTGCGCGTGGAGCAACTCACTGAGCAGCGCGACAAGACCCAGCAAGACCTGCGTGAACGTCAATTGGAGCTAGGACATCTGGAACAATCGCGCGACCAGACGCGCGCCCAGCTTGCCGAGTTGATTCGCGCCAAGGACGAACTGGACCGGTCCGCCGCGCTCTCCGCCAAGGAGCGCGCCCAACTTCAGTTTGAACTTGATCGCAAGCAGGGAGAACTGGCCCGTAAGCGCGTCGAACTCGAGGATCGTCGCCGCGAGCAGTCCAACCGCGCGCCCTCCTACGCCATTGTTCCGTACGAAGGCCCCAACGGCACTCGCCGCGTGCCCGTCTACCTCGAATGTCGCTCCGACCGCATTGTGCTGCAGCCCGAAGGCATCACGTTCAAAGAAGACGACTTCGCCGGTCCCCTGGGCCCCGGCAATCCGCTGGCCACCGCGGTTCGCGCCGTGCGGCAGCACCTCAATGAACGCATCGCCGAAAACGAAGAACCGTATCCCTTGCTGCTGGTGCGGCCCAATGGCATCGACGCCTATTGGGCGGCGCGCGTTGCCCTGCAATCTTGGGGGGAGGATTTTGGCTACGAGTTGATCGACGAAGACTGGCAACTCGCGTTTCCCCAGCCCGATGTCGAGTTGGCCGGCCGTGTCGAGGAAGCAATCGAGGCCGCACGCGAGCAACAACATTTGCTCGCCCAACTTGCCCCGCGCTCTGGCGGCAGGTCCAATCGCGTCTATCGCGCCAATCCCACCGGGGGCGGCATCATCGCGGCGGGCGATTCCAATCGCGATCACTACGGCGGCCACTCGCGGCCCTCGTTCGGCAATCGACGCGGCGGCGCGGCCGCTGGCGTGGGAGATGACGAGCGCGGCGAAGCGCTGGCCCGCGCAGAGACTGATCGACGTCGCGGCGGCGAGATCGGCGCCGACGGTGGTCTGTTTCCACCCGAGGCCATAATGAGCGGCCGTGGCGGCGCGGCGCAATATCCGGGCCAAGGCGACGAGCACGGCGCTGACGCAGCGGAAGCTGGCGAGGAGGGATCGCGGCAGTCGTCAACCTTTGGCGCGGCGGGAGATGGCGAATTCGCCTCTCAGCACGGCGGCGGTTCGCGGGCTGGCGCTAGTGGCGCCGAATCGAACAGTTCCCAATCAAACCGCCCCGAACCAGGGAGTGGCGGCGCGGGTAACCCCGGAGCATCGGGCGCCGAGGGCCCATCGCTCGGCACGTCGCCACTCGATACTCCGGGCCAGGCGCACGGCCCTGGCTCACCTGGGGGCAAGCCGGGCGGAATGCCGTACTACAGCGCCACGCCGCACCTGGAAAGCATGGCGCGCAAACGCGGCAAGAACTGGGGTGTGCCCGAGGCCGCCCGTGGCGCTGCGCCGTTGTCGCGGCCGATCGTCGTGGAATGTCATCAAAATTCGCTGGCCATTGTCAGCGACGACGGCTCGGGCCGTCGGCACGATGTGCCGCTGGCGGGCGAAACCGAGGACGCGGTCGACGAACTAATCGGCGCCGTCTGGAAACACATCGATCATTGGGGCATCGCCGGCAACGGTTTGTACTGGCATCCCATCCTGGTGCTCGACGTACTCCCGACTGGCGAAGCGCGGGCGAGCGACCTCGAATCGCTGCTGGCCGATAGCGGCATCGAGGTGCGCCGCCGGCAAACCAAGATCGTGGGCGCGCCGCCCGCGACAAACCGCTAGGAATTCAATTCGCATGGCCCGCTACGTCTCACGTCGAATTCGCGAAGAGGGAGAGGCCTTCGGTAGCGACTCGTTTCTCGATGTGATCTGCAACATGGTCGGCATTATCGTCATTCTGGTGGTGGTGGCCGGCATGCGAGCGCAGCAGGCCGAAGCGCCCGACACGGCCCAACCGGCCAAGCTCGCGGAACTGGCCGCCGAGGCCCAGTCGCTGCAAGACGACGTGCTGCGACTGGCCCACGAGAT is a window of Pirellulales bacterium DNA encoding:
- a CDS encoding 7-cyano-7-deazaguanine synthase, which translates into the protein MAVLLSGGLDSAVLFAQLAHQQIVVQPVYVRSHLRWEAAELAAVRQLLARLASPWVRPLVVHEMPVADLYGEHWSLRGDVPDADTPDEAVYLPGRNLLLVSKPALYCQMHDIPQLALAPLASNPFPDATDRYFAALETMLELGGNRPLRIWRPFADWHKVDVMRLGRDFPLELSFSCINPVGGQHCGACNKCQERRLAFSQAGIDDPTHYAAPSHCPIKSHPE
- a CDS encoding 6-carboxytetrahydropterin synthase encodes the protein MFRVTREIDFCYGHRLLNYEGKCRHLHGHNGVAVIAIESEGLDHRGMVLDFSDIKNVVSRWIDDTLDHRMILCRRDPAVKVLQELGEPLFLIDDNPTAENIAKLIFDFTAAQKFPVVEVRLWETPRCFATYAPSGR